Part of the Emys orbicularis isolate rEmyOrb1 chromosome 10, rEmyOrb1.hap1, whole genome shotgun sequence genome is shown below.
CTTATGAAATTTATTTTGCAGTGTGTTCATAGTGAAAAGTGTTTCTTACCACTTGAACTTAGATTGCTGGACTGAACAAATTGGGTGGTTTTCTTTTAAAGCTATAATTTTTCATTAACAGCATAATGGCTCTGATATCAATGGACATATATGGTAAACTTCTACTACCACTATTACTCAGTGTCACTTTTGTAGTTGATAAAACAGTTTCACTGAAATCCTATTGTAACAGATTACCAGTTTTGCTTCTATTGTAGAAAAAGGTATTGGGAAAGGTAGATGCTGAATGCACAGTAATCGTAGTTCCATTTCAAGTTTCCAGATTTCAACATGCAACAGTCTATACAAAGTGCTAGCAACAataaaatttcagctttttggaTGTCACATCCAGTAATTCACTCTTGACTACATACGCTAATGAAAAGAATTAAGAGACCCAATTCACAACCTGGAAAAGTTAATTTAATAAGAGGTCCTTTTTCTACAGAACACTGATGTTTTAGTCACAGACTGTGCTAACTTTTAAATCTAAAACAAGTTTTAGTTTGAAAACGTTGAGCAAAAGGGCTATGTGAATCTAAAGAAGAGAATCAAATCCATAAATTCAACATTGAAAATTATactttaatattttcagattaggGCATTAGAAATCCACACATGCATTATGTTACAAAAGTCTGAATtaattaaaacactttaaaaataaaaaccatctGAAAACTGTTTCGCCATGAAGCCCACAGAAACAATTTAGACCAAAAATGACCTTTAGATGTTGAGCCCCTAAGTAACCTGAATAGTACCAGCAAAGAAAGATACTACTGCTACATGCCAAAACCCTTTAAAAGCTTGGGGAGTTCCCTATGTCCTGAGGTAAGAAACTGAGACTCAGGGGTGAAAATCAAACACGGATACACCTTAAAGGAAAAGTCTATCACTATTAAAAAGCAAACCCAGTACACCTGGATTCCATTCTTTCATACATTAGCAAAACTATCAACCAAATTCTAGAAGCAAAATCTTTATTATTAGAGACATAAGAGGTAGAAAGAACATAGCTCAACTTTCCAATACCAGGTTGAGTTTATAGTGTTGGTATatagaaaaaataattgtttgatCTGCAAACTGAATAAAGCTAACATGTAGGGTATATTGGTGGTACTTAAACTTGCCAATTGCCATAGATAACTAAGGAAGATTTGTACATAGCTAAATTCAATATTATCAGTATTCAAGATATTCCCCATAGTAAATCTGTTTGCAGATACTGAGGTAATTGTACATAGTTATCTTAGATACACATGGCAAGTTTTTCAGTCACACTTCTGTACTGTGAGGGAATAAATACAAAATTCCACAATGTCAttttacagagtcacttttcTGATGATATGgtaatttcattttaataaaacatagAATGCTGCTTTTGCAAAAAGGTATGACAAAGGATACTTTAGGGTTAGGCCCACAGCAAAAAGAATGGTCTTGGATAAAACCAGGAGATTAAAACACTCCATAATTTGTATATAGAATTTTTAAGATCTAGTTTATGATTCTACCTGAATTTTTCGCCATGATGTTTCCTGATTCAGAACTCAGGATTATCATCCTCACTTTATGGTAACAAACTTTTTATTGAACTTATTTTTGGTTAAAATATTTCAGATGTTGTTTCACCCACATTTGCCTATTGTGAAATTACATTTGGCTTATTTTGTCCTCCTTGCTTTTGAGAAATAATTGTTTGTTTTCTGAACACTCAAAACAAACAATTCACTTAAATAtcttaaattatatatatttttgttacaaTAGGAAGTtagcaaataaaaacaacagaTTGAGGCATACCTTAAAGACAATCAGagtttcagtcttaaaacatgatTTCATAATCTCTATTATGCTCTAACATATAATCAAAGCAATACAGTGTTTTAAGATTAAGATTTAATACTGAAAATGCACTAAAAAGTTGCAGTGATAACAAGCTTTAATGCACAAAAATTAAactcttcttttctcttccctcccttacTTTCCATTTTCAAATGAGATGCATTTTGAATGTACATAGTgccttttatttttctaatatcATGACACACTATCTATATACCTAGGTATATGGTTTGCATCACTGTCAGATTTGAGCTCCTTCCATGAGTTACAAGAGGACAATGCTCTCTTTCCTTCAATACTAATTAGCCACCAAGAGTAATGATTTCAAACTCAATAAGCATTTAACAAAAGGAAGGAACTCCCCTTGCACTTTTCTTCCCATATTTAATTACTTTAAACAGCATCAATCCTCATCATTAGTCACAGAATGGTTTGAAGATTCATCACaaggaaacaaaaggcaaacaaaTTTTTGAATGCTCCACACATGAAtaggataatttttttaaaagattgtggCAAATATTATGAGGTAATTCAAGTTTTCTGCTTAAAAAATGGAGAACCATACAGAGTAATGAGCAGGTTAAGAAGGGAATTGACACAAGTGGCTGTAATACAAAGAAGTGCAAATCTGACTGGAACtagatgttaaaaaaattatctaTTATCTGACACTTTGTgaaaatatattcatatttagAAATAGTAACAGATGTATAATGCACGCTATTTTAATGAACTGGATCTCATTTCATCATAATTAAGAAAAATCAACATGCCCTGGGAGCTTCAAGCTCTAGTGCTTCGGAAATTTTATTGGAGTCTTTCAATAAAGCTCTCTATTTCCAGAGAAATATTGACTCAGTTGATGCTTTAAGCTTCAATTTTTAAGTCCTTTGATTGCAACACCATGGCATGTTCAGGATATGTGTCCTATCCTACACACCAACTGCCATCCCTTAATAGAAACCGTGATCTAGCTTTGTACAGGCCAGACACGCATAATCCACAAAGCAGCTTTCTTTTATGTAGGCTGGGTGCTTTACAGTAAGTGAACTTCAGGACACTGCTGTCGGAAAATTCTCTTGTTATATCTTGAATTCGAAGGGACAAAACCCAAGAAAAATAAGGTCACAGCAAACTTTATACCGTTCAGTGGCCTTCTAGACAGTGAATCTTTGGGAAGCAGAGAGAAATGTGTTTTCTGAAAGATTGTTCATTTCAGACTGTCATGttgattttatcagcagtgattggTATATACTGAGAGTAAAGTTATTGAGGCTGTTCTAATTTCTGTAGTTTCTGTCAGATATATTCCAATAGAAGTTTATTACCTAGGTATTTGCTTGAGTTATAGAAGAGACCTGTAAAATCTCTGAAAGGGTCAGGGAGTTTTAATGGTAGATATGTATAAGTTCTGCACCAAAGAAAATATATTAGTTGTATTTCATTGCTGTATGTCAGCAGAAGCTTAAACTATAACAAATTCCTAGCTGAGGATTAAATTAGTACTTTCCCATGTctccttttatattttattaatgtatttattaaaaacaacacaaGTTGTTCACATTAAGAatgaatggcctgattttcagaagtgctaggCACCCAAAACACCCATATATAATCTATGCAGATGCTCACTATTTGAGAAAAATCAAACCATAAACCTTTAAAGTAAATCTATGGAAAGTTTTTGAAGATTAGCTTTATATAAGTTTTTAGGGGGGCATGAGTAagaggattttatttatttatctaaaaaCAAGCACACTTGTCTTCTCTGTGGGGCATCTTTTTGCATATTTTTTCTCTCACTCCTCTCCCATTGCTGCCCTAATCTTTCCCTTCACATCTAACCCTTTTGGTCCTCTTTCCCTTCCACTGCAAACCATATTTGGTTCTCTTGGGATGGGATCTTGCTCACCTTCTACATGCAGATGACGAATGAATGACAAAATCAATTAGAAGGCGTCACTCCCTCAAATGCAGGTGAGTTGACAGACCTTGCTCTGTTAGGTCATCTAGCCCCTTCATCAATTCCCATGATGATGCAGAGAGTGTtcatttggggtgggagggataggGGGGCTATATCTAACATTTATTTTccagtgttctgtcccatctaattTTAAATCTCTGAAAGCAATGCACacattaaaataagaaaaattaaCACCAAGTTCTTCAATACATTTCACTTTTAGGATATTTTTTCCTGATACTGAGCCTATTTTCCTTCTCTTATTCTAAGTTGTTAAGCCCCTGAAACACAAAAACATTTACTTTCCATTCTTGTTGACTGTTATTTTATCTGCctaccctccctctctctgtcatTCTATGCTAACTGTTTGGCTAGACTACACAGACGAGACTAAAGTTCTTTTTATAATGTTGGTGCACAAGATTTGTTCCTCAGACTAATAAAAGGTTTCTGCCAGATACAGCATTTTCTCCAAGCAGTGTAAACAGATACTTTAATTACTGAGAACTAGCACAAAAGTAAActgcattttccttttaaataaaagattaaaagcATTGTTGCATACCTGAGGACAAATAAAGCCAGCCCCATACATGATGCTTCTTATAAAAGAGGAAAGGACATCCTTAGGGATGAGATTATCCGCAAAGATCATCATGAAATTGTTGCAGAAGGCTAGGTGGAAGACTTGAAAGAAGTTCATGGTCACAAAAAGTATAAAGTTTTTCTGCGTCATTATCTGTTTGGTCAATGAAATTACAGAGGACCAGGAGAGAGCTTTATCATTATTTTCTAAGCTAGTGTTCTCCACAGCAGTTTCTCTCTGTTCATACTGACTTGTGCTATATATGCCAGTGTAACACATACAAGCAGTTGCTAGTGCTGCAACCAAAACAGTAAAGATTTGAAAATAGGCAAAATTTTCCATATTATCTGATATTAGACCACAAAAAAGAATGCTGGTTGATCCAACTAATGTTGCCACTTGGTTATATTTAATAAGCTGAAGTCTACTTTCATGTCTAGTTGAAATCTCTGCAAAGAGCGCACATTGTGCTAGTAACACAAATGTAAGCAAGCCATCAAAAGCACATAAAGCAACAATAAGGTGAAGACCATTAAGCCAGTCACCTTCCTCATAATGTTTCCAAGGAAACCAGGGAAGCAGAAAAGCTAAACCATACAATGGTGCTCCATATAAAATTGAAAACTGACGTCTTGAGCAGCATGGGACTTTGGAGTTGTCTTGAATATACCCAAAGAGAGGGTCATTAATGGCATTCCAGATCATAAAAACTACCTGAGAAGAGAAATACAGAATTTCTCATTAGTGATATTTTTCTTTAGGATTCATCAAGACATACATAACATCTGGAATAACAAAAGTGCTGACCTATATGATGGAAAGGTTAAACATATTTTGTATGTTGTACACTCTCACACAAACattatgtatatgtgtatgtaaAGTCATCTAAATTAAACTATTTCTAAATCTCTACTAACAGAGGATATTGATGCACAAACAATGAAGTACACCATGTCATATTTGGTTAATGTACAATTCTACTTGGAAAACAAAAGAGGAAAGCTTGCCAAATGGAAATGGactaaggccagatttttaaaggtacttaggtgctttAAGTTGCAGATTggcacctagtaggattttcaaaagtggatgtTAGGCACTTAGATGCatatgaaaatcccactaagtgccAACCCGCATTGTTAGCTGCCtatatacctttaaaaacctggccttaaagccccagtcctgcaaagacttacacacatgGCCCTTCATCTTGTAAACCCTtgtgcacatgagtaactttgaGAACATGAGTAGACCCTTTTAATTCATTGGGACTACATACATGCATAAGGTTGCTCAGATAAGTAAGGGTTTTCAGGATCATGgccatgtttaactttaagcactaaTAGCAGTCCCGGACTGCTATTACAGTTTAACACATGTATAAATCTTTGCTGAACAGGGACATAACATTGGTAAAGAAAAACTTTATTTTGAAGTTTGTCGGAGTAACAAACATATTTCCAacaatggaatttttttaaaacctaaaaaCTATTAACAATAAACTTTGAATATACCTATAATTTAAGGATCAAATATTTCATTCTATTTGCAGTATGTCAATAATTGATTCATCAATGAAGCAGAATTATTTCATTGTTATGACACAAACACCATGAACAACAATATGAAAAACCATGTTCCAATGTACTATACCTGTGCTTGATGAAATGCTACTTCTGAAATCTTGTATTGGTTTAAGAAAAGCTTAACATAGTAGAAATTAAAGATACTGTTCATCATTCCGGCACCTAGTGTGGTCATGGAATATGCCAGGGCATTAGGATGAATTCCTAAAACAAACTTCATTTTCCAAATTGTGAATGCCTCTTCTTCTTCTAattataaaaaaggaaaaatacttaTAATTACTCATTGATTGACTAAGTACAATTGATATTTATAATCCTTGCTAATAGAGGACGACTGAATTCCATGTTACAGTGTGCCACATTTTAGTTTTACTACTTCGTAAAATGAAAAGCAATTGGAGATTTGCCTAAGTTAGGACTGCAAGAATGGATCCCTAGAGTACATGTTGGTCAACTTTATCATTCAGTCTCTTTCCAACTTTTAAAACGTACAACAAAATGTCTATAAAATTGAGTCAATAAGCTACAGTATTAAGAGATCAATTATGTTTCTTAATTTAGTATGAGTACTTAAAATATGGTACATATGTATCAAAGAATACATTTATCATTTGTCAAAAACTGTATACCTAGACCCCAGTCTTGCACTGTAATCACTAGTGCAAACCCATACTCAGGTACAGTGCTAGTAAATCAGACTTTTTTCAAGTCATTTTTTCTGGTTTCCCCCCAAAATTTGCCTGTATATTTTATATTCATCTATACAATTAGATTTGACACAAGGTCTGCAACTGCTTACCCCAAAAAATTAGACAACGGGGTCCTCGGCTTCAGAAAGTTTGTGAACCTTATTACTTCCCTCATAAATCCTTTCTGCAGAAACCAAAGAAAACTCTAGGGCCATACCTAATGGCAATCTGGAATAGCTATTCAAACCACTGGCTGAACTTAGTCCAGTGCATTGCCTAATGAACTGGGCAATATATCTAGTGCTCCATATCAAGGTTGGTACCATATTCCCTCTCGCAAGAAGTGTACCTCTCCAACAGTGCAATGCTGTAAATATGTATGATGATTCCCTTCTACCTCCCTTTCCCCTGGTCAGCCTATATCTATACTAAATCATTAGATTTGACTTTGTATGAATCAGGAAGTGGAAACCAGGTAGGTTTAAGTTCCAAATTCCTAATGGCTACTAATGTACTGGTACATGTGAGCTAGAGGATCCCACAGAGCAAAACAGACTGTTATTTAAGCAGGTAACAGATGGGTCCCACCAGATTCAGCTGACCACCTTCCCACTCAAATAGACTtatagacttcaaggtcagaagggaccatcgtgatcatctagtctgacctcctgcacaatgcaggccacagaacctcacccactcctgaaatcagggctttggagtggagctcGAGCGCAgaccagtaggtttttgcccggagctggagcggagcaattcaaaaatttgattgctccaaatacctgcctgaaatagacccctaatctccggctgagttactgaagtcctcaaatcatgatttaaagacttcaagttacagagaattcatcatttacattagtttaaacctgcaagtgatccatgtcccatgctgcaaaggaaggcaaaaaaatcccagccaatctgacctggggaaaaattcctttctgacccccagatatggcgatcagttagacctgagcatgtgggcaagacccaccaggcagatacctgggaaagaattctctgtaccgactcagagtcctccccatctagtgtctcatcTCCAGCAGTTGCAGATTTTTGCTGCTGGCAGTtgccgatgggccacatgccattgtagtcagtcccatcataccatcccctccataaaaatatcaagctcagtcttgaagccagttaggttttttacccccactactccccttggaaggctgttccagaacttcactcctctgatgtttttttgtctaatttcaagcctaaccttgttgatggccagttgatagccatttgttcttgtgttcacaTTGACACTTAATTTGAAttaccagagagggagaggagttttTATCCCCCTGatgtatttagagagagcaatcatacTGCATATTACTTGCTTCTCTCCAAGAAGCAATGACCAGGAGTAAAAGAAAACTAGTACACAGGTAGAGAGACGAAAATGGATTCCAAATGGTAATAAGCCCTGTCCAAACTGTGCTAGCTGACAGATACCATGCTCTACTGCAGGGGTTCCCGAACTGTAGTCTATTGGGCACTTGTTAGCAGTCCTCAGAACTGGCTGGTCACATCTTTTTTACGTCTTTTAAATCACATTAAAATGTAGCTTCAAATACATTATACTTTCTAATGTTGAGTGTAAGCAATTTCTGTAATTGACAGAGATATAACTGCAAATGGAAGGGAAAGAGGTCTGCATGATTTTGAATAGGAGGGAAGGTGAATACATGAAATA
Proteins encoded:
- the LOC135884954 gene encoding transmembrane protein 180-like, coding for MPPLRDRSERRPITCRKPPLSQWSGGEEEEEAFTIWKMKFVLGIHPNALAYSMTTLGAGMMNSIFNFYYVKLFLNQYKISEVAFHQAQVVFMIWNAINDPLFGYIQDNSKVPCCSRRQFSILYGAPLYGLAFLLPWFPWKHYEEGDWLNGLHLIVALCAFDGLLTFVLLAQCALFAEISTRHESRLQLIKYNQVATLVGSTSILFCGLISDNMENFAYFQIFTVLVAALATACMCYTGIYSTSQYEQRETAVENTSLENNDKALSWSSVISLTKQIMTQKNFILFVTMNFFQVFHLAFCNNFMMIFADNLIPKDVLSSFIRSIMYGAGFICPQCLVLLSHTLLKKFGYYRIILFSFYLEGIAAAVMFVLGPEHYYLLAIYLTTNMVIVQASFSLFNLPLADIVDADLIKHKRRSPLSSMVFGTNALFTKPAQSLAPMLVVTILNQFGYENLNNKFSQPDPSLFLGLHDAMFYLICVVPLCIAVIQILTWTPFSIQNSHMTATH